The following are encoded together in the Carbonactinospora thermoautotrophica genome:
- a CDS encoding methionine synthase, which translates to MTDTQSRPPWTPGSATGIGSLPGTDMREALRVVLGELPDFPHLPELPARGPGSDLVGRTAQLLVELYVDLQPSGWRFCDRPGVDARRARGVLRADLDLLEELAQGYAGPFKIQVAGPWTLAAGIELRHGDKALADPGAYRDLAASLAEGLAAHVTEVSRRVPGAALVLQLDEPALPMVLAGSVPTASGFGTLAAVEEQVVQDLLGQVVGAAHAAGASVVVHCCAPDVPLGLVRAAGAAAVSLDATLLTETSYDALAEVVEAGLDLFCGVVPAVPGNAEVVGPADARAAWNGGASTEPVKAAAERVRRLWGELGFAPEEVAKRVVVTPTCGMAGAPPPYARWAMKRAREVARALGEL; encoded by the coding sequence GTGACCGACACCCAGTCGCGACCGCCCTGGACGCCCGGCAGCGCGACCGGTATCGGGTCGCTGCCCGGCACCGACATGCGCGAGGCCTTGCGCGTCGTGCTCGGCGAGCTGCCGGACTTCCCGCACCTGCCCGAGCTGCCCGCCCGCGGCCCCGGCTCCGACCTCGTCGGCCGGACAGCCCAGCTCCTCGTCGAGCTGTACGTGGACCTTCAACCGTCCGGCTGGAGGTTCTGCGACCGGCCCGGCGTCGACGCCCGGCGCGCCCGCGGCGTCCTGCGCGCCGACCTCGACCTGCTGGAGGAGCTGGCCCAGGGGTACGCCGGGCCGTTCAAGATCCAGGTCGCCGGGCCGTGGACGCTCGCGGCCGGGATCGAGCTGCGCCACGGCGACAAGGCGCTCGCCGACCCCGGCGCGTACCGGGACCTCGCCGCTTCCCTCGCCGAAGGACTCGCGGCCCACGTGACCGAGGTCAGCCGGCGTGTCCCTGGCGCGGCCCTGGTGCTCCAGCTGGACGAACCCGCGCTGCCGATGGTGCTTGCCGGGAGCGTGCCGACCGCGAGCGGCTTCGGCACGCTCGCCGCGGTCGAGGAGCAGGTCGTGCAGGACCTGCTCGGCCAGGTGGTCGGCGCGGCGCACGCCGCCGGGGCTTCCGTCGTGGTGCACTGCTGCGCCCCCGACGTGCCGCTCGGTCTGGTCCGCGCGGCCGGGGCGGCCGCGGTCTCGCTGGACGCCACGCTGCTCACCGAGACCTCCTACGACGCGCTCGCGGAGGTGGTCGAGGCCGGGCTCGACCTGTTCTGCGGCGTCGTCCCCGCCGTGCCGGGGAATGCGGAAGTTGTGGGACCGGCGGATGCCCGGGCGGCCTGGAACGGCGGGGCATCCACCGAGCCGGTCAAGGCCGCCGCCGAGCGCGTCCGCCGGCTCTGGGGTGAGCTGGGGTTCGCACCCGAGGAGGTGGCGAAGCGGGTCGTGGTCACCCCGACCTGCGGCATGGCGGGCGCGCCGCCGCCGTACGCGCGCTGGGCCATGAAGCGGGCGCGGGAGGTCGCGCGAGCCCTGGGCGAGCTCTGA
- the mnmA gene encoding tRNA 2-thiouridine(34) synthase MnmA, translated as MNLHRPLRVLAAMSGGVDSAVAAARAAEAGHEVTGVHLALSTNPQSFRTGARGCCTLEDARDARRAADVIGIPFYVWDLADRFHQDVIEDFVSEYAAGRTPNPCLRCNEKIKFATLLDKALALGFDAVCTGHHARIVEGPHGRELHRSVDPAKDQSYVLGVLTQEQLAHAMFPLGDFTKDQVREEARRRGLAVADKPDSHDICFIADGDTQGFLAKRLGRRPGEIVDTEGNVVGTHEGAYAFTIGQRRGLRIGRPAPDGKPRYVLDIEPVSNRVIVGTAEQLAVRALTGIRPRWCGPAPDGPIDCLAQLRAHGDVVPVRAELTGGELVVELKEPVRGVAPGQAVVLYDGTRVIGSATIARTERAA; from the coding sequence ATGAATCTCCACCGCCCGCTCCGTGTGCTCGCCGCCATGTCCGGCGGCGTGGACTCCGCCGTCGCCGCCGCCCGCGCCGCCGAGGCCGGGCACGAGGTGACCGGAGTCCACCTCGCGCTGTCCACCAACCCGCAGTCGTTCCGCACCGGGGCACGCGGCTGCTGCACGCTGGAGGACGCGCGCGACGCCCGCCGCGCCGCGGACGTGATCGGCATCCCGTTCTACGTCTGGGATCTGGCCGACCGGTTCCACCAGGACGTGATCGAGGACTTCGTCTCCGAGTACGCCGCCGGCCGCACTCCGAACCCCTGCCTGCGCTGCAACGAGAAGATCAAGTTCGCCACGCTGCTGGACAAGGCGCTGGCGCTCGGGTTCGACGCCGTGTGCACCGGCCACCACGCCCGGATCGTCGAAGGCCCGCACGGCCGGGAGCTGCACCGCTCAGTCGACCCGGCCAAGGACCAGTCGTACGTGCTAGGCGTGCTCACCCAGGAGCAGTTGGCGCACGCCATGTTCCCGCTGGGCGACTTCACCAAGGACCAGGTGCGTGAGGAGGCCCGGCGCCGCGGCCTCGCCGTCGCCGACAAGCCCGACTCGCACGACATCTGCTTCATCGCCGACGGCGACACCCAGGGTTTCCTGGCCAAGCGGCTCGGCCGCCGCCCCGGCGAGATCGTCGACACCGAGGGCAACGTGGTCGGCACCCACGAGGGCGCGTACGCGTTCACGATCGGGCAGCGCCGGGGGCTTCGCATCGGCCGCCCTGCCCCGGACGGCAAGCCCCGGTACGTGCTCGACATCGAGCCTGTCTCCAACCGGGTCATCGTCGGCACCGCCGAGCAGCTCGCGGTCCGCGCGCTCACCGGCATCCGGCCCCGCTGGTGCGGCCCGGCCCCCGACGGCCCGATCGACTGCCTGGCCCAGCTACGCGCCCACGGCGACGTGGTCCCGGTGCGGGCCGAGCTGACCGGCGGCGAACTGGTGGTGGAGCTGAAGGAGCCGGTGCGCGGCGTCGCCCCCGGCCAGGCCGTGGTCTTGTACGACGGCACCCGGGTGATCGGCTCGGCGACCATCGCGCGCACCGAGCGCGCCGCCTGA
- a CDS encoding CapA family protein: protein MAVTLALAGDTMLGRCVAQRLATAPPAALVDEPVAALLRGADFTLLNLECCVSERGEPWPAPGKPFFFRAPPVAVKTLTHLGVDCVTLANNHALDFGYEALLDTLELVRSAGIVVLGAGRHVREARAPTEVLVKGVRLGLVAFADHPADFAAGRDRPGTAYADLERGVPAWLTDQVAALARTCDAVLVTPHWGPNMTPGPVRTVREAANALLAAGATLIAGHSAHVPHGVRVAEDGRAVLYDLGDFLDDYAVDARLRNDLGLVFLVTLDAGRVTRIEAVPLYLDFCFTRLATGADADWMRRRFHDACASMGTVVTERDGRLVITPP, encoded by the coding sequence ATGGCTGTCACGCTGGCCCTCGCCGGTGACACCATGCTGGGGCGTTGTGTCGCCCAGCGTCTGGCGACGGCGCCACCGGCGGCCCTCGTCGACGAGCCGGTCGCCGCGCTGCTGCGGGGAGCCGACTTCACCCTGCTCAACCTGGAGTGCTGCGTGTCCGAACGCGGCGAGCCGTGGCCGGCACCGGGGAAACCGTTCTTCTTCCGCGCTCCCCCGGTCGCCGTCAAGACCCTGACCCATCTCGGCGTGGACTGCGTCACGCTCGCCAACAACCACGCGCTGGACTTCGGGTACGAGGCGCTGCTCGACACCTTGGAGCTGGTCCGCTCCGCGGGCATCGTCGTGCTCGGCGCCGGCCGGCACGTCCGGGAGGCCCGGGCGCCGACCGAGGTACTGGTCAAGGGGGTGCGGCTCGGCCTGGTGGCGTTCGCCGACCACCCGGCCGACTTCGCGGCCGGCCGGGACCGGCCCGGCACCGCGTACGCCGACCTGGAGCGCGGCGTCCCCGCCTGGCTCACCGACCAGGTCGCCGCGCTCGCCCGCACCTGCGACGCCGTGCTGGTCACCCCGCACTGGGGGCCCAACATGACGCCGGGCCCGGTCCGGACCGTGCGCGAGGCCGCCAACGCGCTGCTGGCGGCCGGGGCCACCCTCATCGCCGGCCACTCCGCGCACGTCCCGCACGGGGTGCGGGTCGCCGAGGACGGCCGCGCGGTCCTGTACGACCTGGGCGACTTCCTCGACGACTACGCCGTGGACGCGCGGCTGCGCAACGACCTCGGCCTGGTGTTCCTGGTGACGCTGGACGCCGGCCGGGTCACCCGGATCGAGGCGGTCCCGCTGTACCTGGACTTCTGCTTCACGCGGCTGGCCACCGGCGCGGACGCCGACTGGATGCGCCGGCGGTTCCACGACGCCTGCGCGTCGATGGGCACCGTGGTCACCGAGCGCGACGGCCGGCTGGTGATCACCCCGCCCTGA
- the ligA gene encoding NAD-dependent DNA ligase LigA, giving the protein MSGDGSQLVEGVPARVRERHAELVQEISDHQYRYYVLDRPTISDAEFDELMRELQELEERYPELRTPDSPTQKVGGAISTEFTPVEHLERMLSLDNAFSEEELAAWFQRVEKEVGREASFLCEPKVDGLAVALVYEHGRLVRGATRGDGRTGEDVTPNIRTIDDVPDRLAPKHPVPELLEVRGEVYFPVERFEELNAQLVAAGKAPFANPRNAAAGSLRQKDPRVTARRPLRMVVHGFGASKGFEPKTQSEAYEMLRAFGLPVSDRYRVFEDEAGVREYIRYYGEHRHSVEYEIDGVVVKVNQFSLQGRLGSTSKAPRWAIAFKYPPEEVTTKLLDIRVNVGRTGRVTPYAVMEPVRVAGSTVEYATLHNADEVERKGVLIGDTVVIRKAGDVIPEVIGPVVDLRDGTERKFVMPTHCPECGTELRPEKEGDVDLRCPNARSCPAQLRERIFHLAGRDALDIEALGYEAAIALTQPAEPAEPPVKDEGDLFHLTVEDLLPVKVRRRNARTGEEELVSFFANKRGEPKKIVEQLFANLEAAKTRPLWRILVALSIRHVGPVAARALAREFPSIDRIAAASEEELAAVQGVGPTIAAAVKQWFSVDWHREVIEKWRAAGVRLAEEETAQGPRPLEGLTVVITGTLADYTRDQATEAVQRLGGKVSGSVSKKTGFVVVGENPGSKYDKAVQLGVPILDEAGFKTLLTEGPQAAERLARRGD; this is encoded by the coding sequence ATGAGCGGGGACGGCTCGCAACTGGTCGAAGGCGTGCCGGCGCGGGTGCGGGAGCGACACGCGGAGCTGGTCCAGGAGATCAGCGACCACCAGTACCGGTACTACGTGCTGGACCGGCCGACGATCAGCGACGCCGAGTTCGACGAGCTGATGCGCGAGCTCCAGGAGCTGGAGGAGCGCTACCCGGAGCTGCGCACCCCCGACTCGCCGACCCAGAAGGTGGGTGGCGCGATCTCGACCGAGTTCACCCCGGTCGAGCACCTGGAGCGGATGCTGAGTCTGGACAACGCCTTCAGCGAGGAGGAGCTGGCGGCGTGGTTTCAGCGGGTCGAGAAGGAGGTCGGGCGCGAGGCCAGCTTCCTGTGCGAGCCCAAGGTCGACGGGCTCGCGGTCGCGCTCGTGTACGAGCACGGCCGCCTGGTCCGGGGCGCCACCCGCGGCGACGGGCGCACCGGGGAGGACGTCACGCCGAACATCCGCACGATCGACGACGTGCCGGACCGGCTGGCGCCGAAGCACCCGGTGCCGGAGCTGCTGGAGGTCCGCGGCGAGGTGTATTTCCCGGTCGAGCGGTTCGAGGAGCTGAACGCCCAGCTCGTCGCGGCCGGCAAGGCGCCCTTCGCCAACCCGCGCAACGCCGCCGCCGGGTCACTGCGGCAGAAGGACCCGCGGGTCACCGCGCGCCGCCCGCTGCGCATGGTCGTCCACGGGTTCGGGGCGAGCAAGGGGTTCGAGCCGAAGACCCAGTCCGAGGCGTACGAGATGCTGCGCGCGTTCGGCTTGCCGGTCTCCGACCGGTACCGGGTGTTCGAGGACGAGGCGGGCGTGCGGGAGTACATCCGGTACTACGGTGAGCACCGGCACTCGGTCGAGTACGAGATCGACGGCGTCGTCGTCAAGGTCAACCAGTTCTCCCTGCAGGGTCGGCTGGGCTCGACGTCCAAAGCCCCGCGGTGGGCGATCGCGTTCAAGTACCCGCCCGAGGAGGTCACCACCAAGCTCCTCGACATCCGGGTCAACGTGGGCCGCACCGGCCGGGTCACCCCGTACGCGGTCATGGAGCCGGTGCGGGTCGCCGGGTCCACGGTCGAGTACGCCACGCTGCACAACGCCGACGAGGTCGAGCGCAAGGGCGTGCTGATCGGCGACACCGTGGTGATCCGCAAGGCGGGCGACGTCATTCCCGAGGTGATCGGGCCGGTCGTGGACCTGCGGGACGGCACCGAGCGCAAGTTCGTCATGCCCACCCACTGCCCGGAGTGCGGCACGGAGCTGCGCCCGGAGAAGGAGGGCGACGTCGACCTGCGCTGCCCGAACGCCCGGTCCTGCCCGGCCCAGCTCCGGGAGCGGATCTTCCACCTGGCCGGGCGCGACGCGCTCGACATCGAGGCCCTCGGGTACGAGGCGGCGATCGCGCTCACCCAGCCGGCCGAACCGGCCGAACCGCCGGTCAAGGACGAGGGTGACCTGTTCCACCTCACCGTCGAGGACCTGCTGCCGGTCAAGGTCCGCCGCCGCAACGCGCGCACCGGCGAGGAGGAACTGGTCTCGTTCTTCGCGAACAAGCGGGGCGAGCCGAAGAAGATCGTCGAGCAGCTGTTCGCCAACCTGGAGGCCGCCAAGACCCGGCCGCTGTGGCGGATCCTGGTGGCGCTTTCCATCCGGCACGTGGGCCCGGTCGCCGCGCGGGCGCTGGCGCGGGAGTTCCCCTCGATCGACCGGATCGCCGCGGCGTCCGAGGAGGAGCTGGCCGCGGTCCAGGGTGTCGGTCCGACCATCGCCGCCGCGGTCAAACAGTGGTTCTCGGTCGACTGGCACCGCGAGGTCATCGAGAAGTGGCGCGCTGCGGGCGTGCGGCTGGCCGAGGAGGAGACGGCGCAGGGGCCGCGCCCGCTGGAGGGGCTGACCGTCGTGATCACGGGCACGCTCGCCGACTACACCCGCGACCAGGCCACCGAGGCGGTGCAGCGGTTGGGCGGCAAGGTGAGCGGGTCGGTGTCGAAGAAGACCGGCTTCGTGGTGGTGGGCGAGAACCCTGGCTCCAAGTACGACAAGGCGGTCCAGCTCGGGGTGCCGATCCTGGACGAGGCCGGTTTCAAGACGCTGCTCACGGAGGGCCCGCAGGCGGCGGAGCGACTAGCCCGACGGGGGGACTGA
- a CDS encoding cysteine desulfurase family protein produces the protein MAYLDHAATTPMLPEAIAAMTDQLGLGGNPSSLHASGRRARRVVEESRETIAQALGARPSELVFTSGGTEADNLAVKGIYWARRAEDDRRRRVIVSAVEHHAVLDPARWLGEEQGAQIEWLPVDEHGRVRPDDLRTLIARDPDSVALVSVMWANNEVGTVQPIRELAEIAHEYGVPIHSDAVQAVGQVPVDFAASGLDAMTVTGHKIGGPLGVGALLLSRSLTPTPILHGGGQERDVRSGTLDTPAIAGFAAAAEIAVEQQPRRAEELAALRDDLVRRLLDVVPDAVLNGDPDLSPERRLPGNAHFSFPGCEGDSLLLLLDARGIECSTGSACSAGVAQPSHVLLAMGADEARARGSLRFSLGHTSTKADVDELIEAIGPVVERARRAGLASAR, from the coding sequence GTGGCCTATCTCGACCACGCGGCGACGACCCCGATGCTGCCCGAGGCGATCGCCGCGATGACCGACCAGCTGGGGCTGGGGGGCAACCCCTCGTCGCTCCACGCGTCCGGCCGGCGGGCCCGCCGGGTCGTCGAGGAGTCGCGGGAAACCATTGCCCAGGCGCTCGGCGCCCGACCCAGCGAGCTGGTCTTCACCAGCGGCGGCACCGAGGCGGACAACCTAGCGGTCAAGGGCATCTACTGGGCGCGGCGGGCCGAGGACGACCGCCGGCGCCGGGTGATCGTCAGCGCCGTGGAGCACCACGCCGTCCTCGACCCGGCCCGTTGGCTCGGCGAGGAGCAGGGCGCGCAGATCGAATGGCTGCCCGTCGACGAGCACGGCCGGGTACGCCCCGACGACCTGCGCACCCTCATCGCGCGCGACCCGGACTCCGTCGCCCTGGTCAGCGTGATGTGGGCCAACAACGAGGTCGGCACCGTCCAGCCGATCCGCGAGCTGGCCGAGATCGCCCACGAGTACGGCGTCCCGATCCACTCCGACGCCGTGCAGGCCGTCGGCCAGGTACCCGTCGACTTCGCCGCGTCCGGCCTGGACGCGATGACCGTCACCGGCCACAAGATCGGCGGCCCGCTCGGCGTCGGCGCGCTGCTGCTGTCCCGCTCGCTCACCCCGACCCCGATCCTGCACGGCGGCGGCCAGGAACGCGACGTCCGCTCCGGCACCCTCGACACCCCGGCCATCGCCGGCTTCGCCGCCGCCGCCGAGATCGCGGTGGAGCAGCAGCCCCGGCGCGCCGAGGAGTTGGCCGCCCTGCGCGACGACCTCGTCCGCCGGCTGCTCGACGTGGTGCCGGACGCCGTCCTCAACGGTGACCCCGACCTGAGCCCAGAACGACGCCTGCCCGGCAACGCGCACTTCTCCTTCCCCGGCTGCGAAGGGGACTCGCTGCTGCTCCTGCTCGACGCGCGCGGCATCGAGTGCTCCACCGGCTCGGCCTGCTCGGCCGGGGTGGCGCAGCCCTCGCACGTCCTGCTCGCGATGGGCGCCGACGAGGCCCGGGCCCGGGGCTCGCTGCGGTTCTCGCTCGGCCACACCTCCACCAAGGCCGACGTGGATGAGCTGATCGAGGCCATCGGCCCGGTCGTGGAACGCGCCCGCCGCGCCGGCCTCGCCAGCGCCCGCTGA
- a CDS encoding NACHT domain-containing protein, whose translation MGRRLVLPALASGTVLFGGLAGLFAGPATQRLWGPLATPEMSWTLVSVGLLGAGVTAWMQTRLQAGDAAGNTAPADPLSALEAVSREAVHAAGFVVPPEAGGIRLDDLYVDRELETPEQRYSAETALLDRLRKPGITAVLGEPGTGKTSLLWRLHGRLVEQGRYALFLPAGGLLNGLERADHALALPRVRQALEVARKRHRRPVVLVDTLDLMLHDQDARVAVQELLGMVRELDLACVVTSRAGEAAYLDSDGLGIRPYRLLDYSAAEWDRAIRAYSRVFYRPPGSTGPGELDYEQARAELRQAAARGLPLREICTRPLTLRMMFELYAPGLPPSQIDTARLYHDYWERRVIRDQRGADQVPTSGPAGADLSPYAEALGLLMAAAGRPDVAQVDVYDRLAARVPRGRHGLREALRILTGRGVVVRRDGRLAFFHQSFCEYAAGRALATRGGRAVDELVAQVERHPDDLFLAEIAGHALRELEVCSGDASPVVARLVASAEQQVVTTGLRVYARLKHISEPVATRVRELVPAAERSQARQFVDLVPTVVQPDAARWRADLAAAWAHPDPDTRARVLRALTRLAAQDPGAVADFLVEHQCLDWATSPRGHAHVRELPPLLRALYPGEPNWVRQEIARRWDQAATGRQGPVLAALLRAAADLAAEHASARALGAELLRRLDRLSGVGKPEQVEAAGAELWYRTGGPDRPDVFARDLGARLASGEARLADRVAVRGLGRLAAELPPATVERVLAGLVVTQESAARTLVARHVLAPLLAGSDDLAGTVRRFCRDRLADPAAWAPDGPAALIAEALDLAELPARELAACVPDQLPVTRDPAVWFVPPWRPELTLRAAMGGHGGAGKILGMRGARVSDAPEVGSDGEESWPSWLRYLIATPERRVADALDKLLDLAERSGPADGPAEGNVHVLDGIRRPLADFAARLATSETPGKRRQGFAVSRMLVTRGLTRPPAPVWLAARIEGEEDPAAAQELLELVAAAVRVAPWGRAELELLEQRLDRLRASCREAATGEDTDQRWLQVGVTAQQVLVTAWAHLAPLAEAEDRTQALVRVQALALEPLDAWGLPREAALPLLGQRLSRLAPLAERLLPYDAEAAAGLVTAAARCCGEHDPAPRPTWKRRHAEAWRRHLRQVIRDLRDPRRERLLTDLARHDEELARHAFELLGQESLGLPEWFARFTTDPELRPELRGWAREMLQKYGRRGGLSTWPRALDLIPLRHA comes from the coding sequence ATGGGACGTCGTCTGGTGCTGCCCGCACTGGCCTCCGGCACCGTCCTGTTCGGCGGGCTGGCGGGCCTCTTCGCCGGTCCGGCGACGCAGCGACTGTGGGGACCGCTGGCCACGCCCGAGATGTCCTGGACGCTCGTCAGCGTGGGACTGCTCGGCGCGGGTGTGACCGCGTGGATGCAGACCCGGCTGCAGGCCGGGGACGCCGCCGGGAACACCGCGCCGGCGGACCCGCTGTCCGCCTTGGAGGCGGTAAGCCGGGAGGCCGTGCACGCTGCGGGGTTCGTGGTGCCGCCCGAGGCGGGCGGCATCCGGCTGGACGACCTGTACGTGGACCGGGAGCTGGAAACCCCCGAGCAGCGCTACTCCGCCGAGACCGCGTTGCTGGACCGATTGCGCAAGCCAGGCATCACCGCGGTCCTCGGCGAGCCAGGCACCGGCAAGACCAGTCTCCTGTGGCGGCTGCACGGCCGGCTCGTCGAACAAGGGCGGTACGCGTTGTTCCTGCCCGCCGGCGGCCTGCTCAACGGCCTGGAGCGGGCCGACCACGCCTTGGCCTTGCCCCGGGTCCGGCAGGCGCTCGAGGTCGCCCGCAAGCGGCATCGCCGCCCGGTCGTGCTGGTCGACACCCTCGACCTGATGCTCCACGACCAGGATGCCCGCGTGGCGGTGCAGGAGCTGCTCGGCATGGTGCGGGAGCTGGACCTCGCCTGCGTGGTCACCTCACGAGCCGGCGAGGCCGCGTACCTGGACTCTGACGGGCTGGGAATCCGCCCGTACCGGCTGCTGGACTACTCCGCCGCCGAGTGGGACCGGGCGATCCGCGCCTACAGCCGGGTCTTCTACCGGCCGCCCGGCTCCACCGGGCCGGGTGAACTGGACTACGAGCAGGCCCGCGCGGAACTGCGCCAGGCCGCGGCACGAGGCCTGCCGCTGCGGGAGATCTGCACTCGCCCGCTCACCCTGCGCATGATGTTCGAGCTCTACGCGCCGGGATTGCCGCCCAGCCAGATAGACACGGCCCGGCTGTACCACGACTACTGGGAACGGCGGGTGATCCGGGACCAACGCGGCGCCGACCAGGTGCCGACATCCGGCCCGGCCGGTGCGGACTTGTCGCCGTACGCCGAGGCGCTGGGACTGCTCATGGCTGCCGCTGGGCGTCCGGACGTGGCCCAGGTCGACGTGTACGACCGGCTCGCCGCCCGCGTGCCGCGCGGCCGGCACGGGCTGCGCGAGGCGCTGCGGATCCTCACCGGGCGCGGGGTCGTCGTCCGGCGCGACGGGCGGCTTGCCTTCTTCCACCAGTCCTTCTGCGAATACGCGGCCGGCCGCGCCCTGGCGACGCGCGGGGGCCGGGCCGTCGACGAGCTGGTCGCGCAGGTGGAACGCCACCCGGACGACCTGTTCCTCGCCGAGATCGCCGGGCACGCCCTGCGCGAGCTGGAGGTCTGTTCAGGGGATGCCAGCCCGGTCGTGGCGCGGCTGGTGGCCAGCGCGGAGCAGCAGGTGGTGACCACGGGGCTGCGCGTGTACGCGCGGCTCAAGCACATTTCTGAGCCGGTGGCGACGCGGGTGCGGGAACTGGTGCCCGCGGCCGAACGCAGCCAGGCTCGCCAGTTCGTCGACCTGGTGCCCACCGTCGTCCAGCCCGACGCCGCGCGGTGGCGTGCCGATCTCGCCGCCGCGTGGGCGCACCCGGATCCGGACACGCGGGCCCGGGTGCTGCGCGCGCTCACCCGGCTAGCGGCCCAGGACCCGGGCGCTGTGGCGGACTTCCTCGTCGAACACCAGTGCCTGGACTGGGCCACGTCGCCGCGGGGGCACGCCCATGTCCGCGAGCTTCCGCCCCTGCTGCGCGCCCTGTACCCGGGCGAGCCGAACTGGGTACGCCAGGAGATCGCGCGCCGGTGGGACCAAGCCGCGACCGGCCGCCAGGGCCCGGTGCTGGCCGCCCTGCTCCGGGCCGCCGCCGACCTGGCGGCCGAGCACGCCTCCGCGCGTGCCCTGGGCGCCGAGCTGCTGCGGCGGCTCGACCGCCTGTCCGGCGTCGGGAAACCCGAGCAGGTCGAAGCAGCCGGCGCGGAGCTGTGGTACCGCACGGGCGGACCCGACCGACCCGACGTGTTCGCACGCGACCTCGGGGCGCGCCTGGCTTCGGGCGAGGCGCGGCTGGCGGACCGCGTCGCCGTGCGCGGGCTCGGCCGTCTCGCCGCCGAGCTGCCCCCCGCTACGGTCGAGCGGGTGCTGGCCGGGCTCGTGGTCACCCAGGAGTCGGCTGCTCGCACGCTGGTCGCGCGGCACGTGCTCGCCCCGCTGCTGGCCGGGTCCGACGACCTCGCCGGGACGGTGCGGCGGTTTTGCCGGGACCGGCTGGCTGATCCGGCCGCGTGGGCGCCGGACGGCCCGGCGGCGCTGATCGCCGAAGCGCTCGATCTGGCCGAGCTGCCCGCGCGGGAGCTGGCCGCTTGCGTACCCGACCAGCTGCCCGTGACCAGGGATCCGGCGGTGTGGTTCGTCCCACCGTGGCGGCCTGAGCTGACCCTTCGCGCGGCCATGGGCGGCCATGGCGGAGCGGGCAAGATCCTGGGGATGCGCGGGGCACGGGTGTCGGACGCTCCAGAGGTGGGAAGCGACGGCGAGGAATCGTGGCCGTCCTGGCTCCGGTACCTGATCGCCACCCCGGAGCGGCGCGTGGCGGACGCGCTGGACAAGCTGCTCGACCTGGCGGAGCGGAGCGGCCCGGCGGATGGGCCGGCGGAGGGGAACGTTCACGTCTTGGACGGGATCCGCAGGCCGCTGGCCGACTTCGCCGCACGCCTCGCCACCAGCGAAACGCCTGGGAAGCGCCGGCAGGGCTTCGCGGTGTCGCGGATGCTCGTCACGCGCGGATTGACCAGGCCGCCCGCCCCGGTGTGGCTCGCTGCCCGCATCGAGGGCGAGGAGGATCCGGCCGCCGCCCAGGAACTCCTGGAGCTCGTGGCCGCCGCCGTGCGCGTCGCCCCCTGGGGACGGGCGGAGCTGGAGTTACTGGAGCAGCGGCTTGACCGGCTGCGGGCGAGCTGCCGGGAGGCGGCGACCGGTGAGGACACGGATCAGCGGTGGCTCCAGGTCGGCGTGACCGCCCAGCAGGTCCTGGTCACCGCCTGGGCGCACCTCGCGCCGCTGGCGGAGGCGGAGGACCGGACGCAGGCACTCGTCCGGGTCCAGGCGCTGGCCCTGGAGCCGCTGGACGCCTGGGGCCTGCCCCGCGAGGCCGCCCTGCCGCTGCTCGGCCAGCGGCTCTCCCGCCTCGCCCCGCTCGCCGAGCGGCTGCTCCCGTACGACGCCGAAGCGGCGGCCGGCCTGGTCACCGCCGCGGCCCGGTGCTGCGGCGAGCACGACCCGGCCCCGCGCCCGACGTGGAAGCGCAGGCACGCCGAGGCCTGGCGTCGGCATCTGCGCCAGGTGATCCGGGACCTCCGTGACCCGCGGCGCGAGCGTCTGCTCACCGATCTGGCCCGCCACGACGAGGAACTGGCCCGCCACGCGTTCGAGCTGCTGGGGCAGGAGTCGCTGGGCCTGCCGGAGTGGTTCGCCCGGTTCACCACCGACCCCGAACTCCGCCCCGAGCTGCGCGGCTGGGCCCGGGAGATGCTCCAGAAGTACGGCCGGCGTGGCGGGCTCAGCACCTGGCCGCGGGCCTTGGACCTGATCCCGCTGCGGCATGCTTGA